caaaataaaaagtccatgaatgaatggatggttaAAATGATGAACATGATATGTTGCATTATGTTAACTCGGCATCCTTTATCTAAAACCAGCATCAAGAGCGCTCTGGTTGCAGCGGTTCATTTTCAGAAATCCAGATATTTATCATGTAGATAAGGCTTCAGTATTTACTGGTGTTTTTAATGGTTGCTTGACCCTATTTGaccttaataaaacacattttctctcaGAGAGAATATGTTTCAAAGAACTAATAGCTGTGTGTTACAGTCCGTGAAACAACTTGTTGACTTAAAACATTACTGCTTCGCATTTGGCTGCTGATAGGGGAGCAATTAAGTTGCAGTGGAATTAGAATAATTACTTTCCTAAAAGACTGAAACGTGGCAAACTGCAAGCAAACAACAGGTTTTCCACACAAATTCAGCCATTTATCATCCAATGGCTGCTGCACAGTGTGCTATGTGCATGAGTGGGCTTACTCATTAAGGTGTTGGAAGCGTTCCTGCCAGTTGGGGGCCCGAGCGACGTTACCGCTTTTATCCAGCAGTTTGATGCCATAAAAATCCAACATCACGGAATAGGCCGCCAAGAACCTCCGCTTTGCTTCCCGAGTGCTTTGGAATTCCTAATGGGTTTAAAGACAGCAGGTAAGAGGAAAACAGTTCCTGTTCAAGAGCACCTTTCCTTTCCAGAAGGACAGTAATAGATAGATAAACACTAGACAGGGCAAAGGTTACTTTGTGTCACCTGCAACGTTGTTCTGTCTCTGACCAAATAAGCATGAATTAATGAAAAAGCAGATACTAGGGCAGAGATGACACATCATTTTATTTCAGAGCACCTTAATGAAACAAAACCCGGGTTCTAATGGTACACGTGCTACTTACTTTAATCTCATCCTGAGTCAGTTCATGTGCGTAGAAGTTGAGCCCTTGTTCTCTTAATGGGAACAGCCTGGGACACGAGGGGAAAGGAGAAGAAAATCCAGGTTAGAACAAATGGTGAGATGGCGATTACTTAGGGAATAATACTGATAATTAGTTGAAGTGCCACTTCTCAGcactagaatagaatagaatagaacttTATTCATCCCACACTGGGAAATTCCCTTGTAAACAACAGCACTTAAATATAAATCCACACAAGTACAGAAAAAATATTggaataatttataaaaaagagaccaaaatataagagatttaaaaaaatgcagtaTGTGCAGAAAAATGTTGACTTTTCTACACAGCTATATATGCATGATAATAAAACATTCCTTGTTAAGGTGGCTAGAGGAAGCTcatcttttaaaataacaaattctAACATTCACGTCCCACAGATTAAACTACATTAATCCATAATCCCCCACTTATAAATTCTGAACCCTAATGTGAAGTAGATCATGTTAATTTATCCACTAGgttcttttaaaatgacttttaaaatgttaataggCGATATGATTCAGTTTTGTGCACAAAGGCGGTAGAATAAACCCATTCTTGAGTAGCGTGGACCATTTTGGAGAACCTTGAACTTAATCAAATTGTTACCTGACCTGACAAAGCACAGGTCAATGCAACAACATTAAACGGTTTTATTTTCAAGACCGAACAGCCGCTCCAAACTGAGATAATTTTAAGACAAACTTTTCTCATTCTAAAGTAAAAAGGTGTATTTCCGAACCTTTAAAACCAACTAACCGAGTTGTGTCTGCACACCTGGTTCTGTTGGCACCTTGCAGGAGCCTGCTGCCGGCAGGGAATGGGTCAAAGTAATGAAGCCGCAACATCAGCTTCCCTCTCCAAGCGCCTTACAGGTAACCATAGCAGAAATAACAGCACAGAAGCCGTTTTAAACTAAATTCAATATTTATTGGTtggcttattttatttatttttacatctgTTTGATTCTCTTTTTGGATTGTGTTCACAGATACTGTATATTGACATGGCTAAATTCCTACTAAAGCTACTctcattcattttaaatttctgtTGTCAGTTAGGAAAACAAtctgtttcatttgtatttgGGAGCTGGAATCTTTGGGCTTCAGATTATAAAAGTCAATTTCAACAACCTCAAAGGTAGGTTTACAAAGACCTTCCTCCCTAACTTCTtttaaaatccaacatggctacaaaatgaaaaaggagaagtGGCTTCTCATTAAGGCAGTCACCAATCATACTTCTGGTGACTGCCAACAGTACTACTCTTGTAGTGAAGTTAGCGTTACAGAGATTAGACAAATGCAGAGTAAAACATTATCTTCATCTGTTGCTAGCATGGTCATAAGCACAACAATTAGCAAATATAACTGGTTTTCAGCCACACAATTGGAACATGGTTAAGTTAACTGGAACATTATTCCCAGATCTAAATGACAAATTCAGAGGTAAATTGGATGCAGAATATAGTAGAACCACAAAGGGTGCTTACACGACTACTCATTTCACATTTGATGGTTAATGCATAGGCCTTTAATATTTTCAATAAGTTCCCTAAAAGATGTGAGCATtctgaacaacaacaacaacccagTCATGCTACAGCGAATAACAAAATCCTGCCTGCCAGATGAAATATCTCTTCTTGACAAGTAATGGCTTGGTCCAAAAATGACTGTTTACAGCAGCTGTTCACTGCCAAACAGAACAGGGTTTAAGGTCGCCTGAGAGAGTCAGGATCAGGTTCAGAACTTCCACAATAAAAAACAGTCTCTTTAAATTTATGTAAATAACATCTGCACAGATGAAAATGTGCTCATTGTATCGCATTAATGCACAACACTAGTCAACGTTATGCAGAGTCTGTGAGGCTGcagagatgttctatattgCATTAAGGGTTTGGGAAATGCTGCAGATTATTAACTTTTTGTACTTCCCTACTCACCACTGAATATAGGTGTGATTGTGCTCCAGTTTGTCATAGTCGCCTCTCCACTTTGAAAGAATCTCCTCAATGTAAATACCTAAAAAGAGAAAGAGGATTAGTAACTGTTGCACATGTTTATGCATCACTCATGTTTCTGCTGTGACCCCATGTCAGTCCACTAATCTGCTGGGCTTTTAACCTTTAACCAAACAAAATTCAATAGAGCCAGCATCACTTCAGGGCATACTGTTCAGGATCTTACCATCAGGTACCAGGGGGATCTTATTCATGTAGAAGCGCAGGTTTCGATACTCGTTGGGCTGTCGGGACTTTCTGTAGTTCTGTACAGACAAACGCGGAACGAACACATCAACACAGGATATCTACATGCATATGTATGTGtagaaagaagaaaggaaaatatgttctacaCATTTTTGGGAACAGGCATGGGTGTATGAATGTACCGGATAGCTGTGACGGTATTTGTAGAGATCCCTGGCAGCATAAAAACTCCTCTTCATCTTAGGAGCAGACTCTGGGGAGTCAGTCAGCTGAATGAGGAAGATGAAAAGGAAGACAATGAATAAAGTAGACCAAATGAAAAAAGACAGTTAATAGAAAAAGGTTCAAATTGCAGGTCcagaataaaacacataaatcatcCTGTGTGACAACAGATGGAGTGTAGCTCTTGTATGCCGGtcaaatgatttaaaagcatttgCTCTCTTTTGAGGTCAAGTGCTGCCATCATTCATTCAATTCTCAACAGCAAAGGAGGCCAACTCACATCAGGGCCGCACTGCAGGCCCTACAAAGGGATCCTGCATGTTGATCATGCATGTATTTAACACACATGATCAACATGCATTAAATTAATTACTCATTTAATTGAAATCTGTTTATACACTGCAAATGTAAGACTGCAAATCATCAAGAAGGGACTTAAAAAAGACATGGTAGTATATTAAAGAGACTGTCAACCCATACCTGACATAATATACATAATATAAAGatattaaaaaaaggtttggtatttagcaaacagaaatgaTTCCAgtcattcatatatatatatatatatatatatatacatatatacagtatCAAGTGTTAGTTGCATAGTTGCTGCCATTAACTTGCTTTTCCCATGTAAAGCCAGTGGCACAGTGTCAATGTTTCGGTCCCCCGGCAGGTTAAGGCAGGTAACCACTTAATCTGAGGCAGGTTCTGGAGGTCTCTACCTGTGAAGACTGTCTTTTTGCTCTCCACAGTCACTCTATGCTTtaattgtttgagatgaaaattCAGTGCTGCTGGTTGCCTTAGACAACATTCTACTGCAATCGCATGTTCCGGTGAATCTGTATTGAACTGTATTGTACATGCATGCATATTTGGACGGTAAAGTGCCTTGAAGCTATATAAATTACTTGAATATAAGCCGTATCCCAGTGCAAGCACAAGTCTAAGCAACCTTTAGAAACAAAGAAGCCACACTGATTGTTCCTCACTGACTGAGATGATCACTCTATGACTGCCCAACTAGTACCACGgttacatttaaattattattttgccaATTGAAGTTTGCCCTCAGCTTGGCCTTGTCAGAAGACAGTGCACTGCTGACGGGACACACGGTACCGCGTCGTAACCCTCCTATAACCCCTCCGTCTGTCAGCGCATTCATCGCCTCCATGTACCTGCAGAGCAGCGTCGCCGCTGTGTCCCGCGGCCCGCTCGCTCTCCGCCGGGCTGACGGAGTCGGACATGCCGCTGTCATCTTCAACCATTGCCTCATCGCACTCCGAGTCCGATCCCCACGTCGAGTCGCATTCCTCAACGGTGCTCGGCTCCTTGAAACGCCAGCTGCCCACCAGGTTTCCCATTTACAACACATGCAACTTCTGCCCTCTGTTATTGCCCTTCTGTCTGGACAGGACGCTACATCGTTGTGTTCGCTGCTGCCTCGGTTCAGGAGCTTCAGTGCGGAGCTTTTAAACGGCACAAAAAGGGGGAAATTCCACATCAGCAGCTATGATGCGCGTTTCGGTATGGGGGGTGATTAGTGTCGCTGAGAGGAAGGAGGAGGTCTTAAAGCCACAGACATCACCAACCGATGTGTGAGAGAGAGggccaagaaaaacaaataggtTCTAGTGTATGGAGCACTACAAGGCAGAAATCCAATAAATAGGacattaaatatgtatttattatgTGAGAATTTAaggaattttgaaataaatacaataaatgtgtgatatatatttatttgtgtatCTTGATACTCATTTAATAAATTCAGGTTTCCATTACTGACCTTCACATGTAATAAATTATACGTGGTTTTAACAATCACCCGACCTCGCTAACAGCAACTCAttgaaagaaaatctgattaATTCTAATAAGTGGTCAaaaaatttattatatttttgtataaatatatacatcaacaaaaacaataataacaactGAATCAACATTAGCTCATAAAAGACCAGGCAGAAGAAAACCTATAAATTCCTGCCCATTTCACTTTTTACATATAATCAAGATCTATCCATTCCTTGCACAACAAAGTAATGTACAACTCTTTCCACATTAGATAGTACAATTAAAGACACATTTGCCTATACACCATTTCAGGTTATTGACAGTTTGGCTCACAATCAAAACCAGAAAGTATAACTTACCTCCTTGTGTCACCCCTCTGATTGATCTGTGGACTACTGAAGATAAGGCTTTTAAACCTTAAAACACTGTACCAACTATAcagcatagtggtggcagcatcatgctgtgagactGTTTCACTGCCACTGGCATTGCACATAGTGGATAGAATGATGAATGAGGAGGACTACTCCTTCAACTTGATTTTAAATCAGCAGCTAAATTGTTAACTTAAACACAACTGGATCTAACAAGATAATGATTCATACCACTtgtcaaaactggttttggaatggagaAATCAGGCTAACATTAATCCTGTTGAGTAACATCAACGCAATTGATATGTTGTGGACTATGCTTAAAAGAAAGGTCCAGGGCATGAAACCAGCTAATTTAAGAAAACTCTACCATGTCCACCATCAAGAGAGGTCAAATATCCAGGCAGAATTATGCcaaaagcttgttgatggctgcaAAAAGCACATGGTTGAGGGGTACTTTGCTAAAAGACgtctatacccacttatccttgcagggttttGGGAGGGTTTTTGCGTATCTCCATTGATCATTCATCAAGACTCAGGATTCAACCttgacaggtcaccagtctttcacagggcaacactgagacacacagaacaaataaccctgcacacacacacacacacacacacacacacgcacgcacttTTACACAATTAACGTAAccgtcatgtttttagactgtagtaggaagctggagtacctggagagaaccatagcatgcatggggagaacatgacAACGCTATTCAAAAAGACCCCGGGCCAGGACTtaaacccaggactttcttgctgcagggcaacagtgctaccaactacgccaaaGGGCAGCCtgctaaaaaacatgaaaccaaatattagtgggggtgtatgtatatattttaggCTTTCAGAATATTTTTGACCCTGTGCAATCTAGAGCAAAAGCAACAGTAAATTCAAGATTATGCAACAAGCTCTTATTCTTAAAAATCATTGAAGTTGTTTGTTGTTCAATCATTTCACCCAGAAAAAAAGGATGcttcaaatgcatcattaaaagcctAATATCAATGTGACATTCATGGCCACAACGATTAGAAGTAAACATCTGACTGACACTGTGTCCTTGAAGTCATAAAGATAAACACAGCTTGGGGTGTTCCATATCAAACACATTGTGTGTTAGTAGTTGTATGTCACAATAACTACGCATGAAGGGATAGTTTATTAAAAGTAAGATtctgttaaaaggttttaaacagCTAATATTGAAAACTAATTCATCTTTATCATGTAAAAATCCAACTTATTAAGCTTTGGAGCCTAAAGCTGACAGCAAGTCCAAGAAGGTTCAAAACCAAAAATGGATTACTACCATTTCAATtaacagaaaatctgaaaaatgtcacAGCAGATATTGAAATGTAATTATAATTTCTTTCTGCCAGATTGCTACTCTGACCAGAAACACTTATTCTGTTCTCAGCAGGCGCTCTACTGGGAAAGTCAATCGTGTTGCACCAACTGCTGCCTTAATTTCTAGTGTAAATAATCATGGGCCTCCATATAAATACCCATCTAATACAAACATGACGATGGTTTATAGATTCATAAAACAGTGTTAACAGAAAGAGCTGTGTTTTGAGATAgtaattaaacatttcttaaaattgtGTACAGCAATCTTTAACACTTTAAAATTACTTAAAGTTGTAAGAATTCCTTCTGGATGCTTTCTCTACCTGAAAGGGACACTAGAGCAGAACCTAAAACCTCTCTAGTGACAATCTCTTTTGAGCTGGGCCTCTTTAGATCCCTTAGAGAAAAACTGGACGGTCTTACTGGAGAGATGTCTAACTAGAGGATCAGGTTCTCCATAACCCAACTTCAGTGAAAGTCAGTGGATTTCTGGATAGAAATCAGACTTTTTGAATTAACCTTGAAAAGCACACCAGAGCTCAGCCTAGCTAACAGTTTTTCTGCTGTTGAGCCTGTATTTTGGCTAACCAGTACGCTAGAATGAGGGCCCATCTGTAGGTGAGACTGTGGTGCTTGGCAGAATGAACAAAACCTGTAACATTGACATGACTTTGACCATACGGTCTGTCTGGCTCCCCTGCTGCGGTTTCAGAAGCTGCTGTGATGAGAGAAACTAAGTCAGAAACTGACGTCAGGGTAAAAACTTTGTTCTAGAAAGAAAAGTCAGAAACTTGCGGGAAATCAAGTGAAACTTGGGATTGAGATAGTCGAGACTTGATTAACCCTAGAGTGTGATCAAAGTAGTTTCTGTTGTGTGAGCAAATACAGGAAATGGAGCTttagcagttttgtttttgtgacagGATAGAAAATTTGATCTGATGACACTTAGACACAGTAGAGTGCAGTAAATTTTCCTGACATGCTTCACATTTATcgacaggttttcttttttcatttttacaaatggTGGTTTTGAGAAGTGTCTATGGCTTTGTTGTGAAATTCAGAATGTCTTTCATTTAATTAGATGGCAAATAGTGTGGATGTTTTGCTTCCAATAATCTATAGCAAAAGTAATCTATTTATACAGTTGTACTAGAGTGCTTACTTATCAGATCAAGAGGTCACTGGGTTGTGTTGCTTTAGGAAACAAATAATATTGCTTTAGTTTTGATGGAGAAATGGAGAAAGCTCCAAAGATTTGGGTGCACCTAAGAAAACCCGTGCACTAACCTAATCATCAGTTTGTTGTGCTTACTCTTTGTTTCTAATACAACTGGTTTCAGAAATTCTGCttagtgaaataatttttttttttggtcaagtGAAACTAGCTGTTAAAATAAGCTCTGACAGGAAGGCAACAATTCACAAGGTGTAACAACTTAAGAGGTCAGTTAAATGCAACAAAGGGTTTAGTAAACATTATATGTAGATATTAAgtaagcattttttaaaacatgtccTATAGGCTTTGTTTTTTCAAGGTAGTCCTTTCCTAAGGTAAATTTATTGAACAAATGCAGCTTGTCCAATTATACAGTGTAGAAACACTATTCAAAGTTTAAATGGGCCATAAAAAGTTTAACTATAACTGGATGAACTGGCATTTAGGCATCTTTTATGTCTTTTACACAGAGACTAGTTTAAGTTTTATGATTTGTCTTTAGATTTTACTACAGAATATTCAGCTTAGATAGTGATATTATAGACTTTAGACTTTAAGCCTGTGAAAGACGTAAAAACATCTTGAAATATGCAGGTCCAGTGCCGTTTactattttatctttatttatttaatctctgCATCCTTAAGTGACAGGATTAATATGATCTTTGTTATATTCCTCAGACAGAAAAAGGCTAATCTATGGACCACCTTTATGTTTATAACAAATGAAAGACTCAAAATTGTATCCAATATTTTTGACAATATTTCAGCAGTGAATCACAGTCATCTAGAGAAATAGTTAAATTATCATTCTGTTGTTTTAGTTTAGCTGGTCcaatttccatttatattttggATGCATTTAGTAGGAGGACTTTTTGAGGAATCAAACTCTTTACAGCGCTCACACAAGTCTAGAAATTTCTGAGCCATTTTGTAAAGCAACAGGCATGTGCAGCTGTAAATTATCTGCATAAAAATGAAAGGTTACCCCAGATGATCGAAGAATCTAACCTCATAAtgccaaacacaaagaaaatagtAGTGGACCCAATACAGATCCCTGAGGTACTCCATGGCTACTGAGAACAGAATGTCTTATTATACATTACACGGTGAGATCTTTCTAACAGGTAAGATCTTAACCACTAAAGCTCCTAACCTGAGATaccaaaataaatctgaagTCTTTCAAGCAAAGTACCGTGGTCTACTGTATCAAAAGCAGACGTAAGATGCAGCATCAATAAAACAGATGCAGACCCTACAGCCAGTAGTTAATCATTCATCACTATTGTGCAGTTAAGATGTTAAATGGCTGAATATCTAAGCTGCAACCACTTTCCCATCAACGTTTGATAAAAATGGAATAGGTCTATAGTTCGTTAAGCAGTCAGCATCCAGGCAAGGCTTCTTCAGTAACTGTTTAACTACAACATTATTaaaacagcctggggaaagtGAAGAACTCAAAATATACAAGACATAGGAATTCAAAGTAGACCATAGCTCTTAAAAAGGCAAGATGGAAGTGGATCCATGGAGCAACTTGTGCTTCAACCCTCCATAACAACCTTTGTGAAAGTGGACAGAAAAATGGGCTTGAACCCTCTCAAAGTTAGCCCTGCATTAATCAGTGTCCAAAATTCAAAACCTGAATTaatgttgaaaaaacaaaaggaaccaAAGTTCCAAAAATAATTCAAGCTAATaataaaagttgtttaaaatgGCAATATTGTGGTTAAAAGTTGTTAAATCTAAGGGATACATTATCTTCAGCTTGGCTTGTTTTAATGAATAATTAATCAATATGTAATATGTCATGTTTTTCAgttcttttgaaaataaagttATCTAATTTTAAGATTTGACAAGGACAGGATACgtattaaaatgtctttatgagtaaaatgtataaaatgagAGGATTACTTATATTTTAGCATGATTTTAAGCAATTAAGCAACTACAGATAAAGTCTCTTAATTCTAATGTATAATGTATCAGAAGATAATTAAAAAGATTTGGTCTTTACCGGCTTCTAACATCTAGCTGTTAGGGTCATTTATGACACAATGATGAAGTCAAATTGCAAAAGGTTTTGTGTCGAAACTAAGTACTGCCTTGATGCTTCCATATGATTTAAGATGGCAAATAACAGCAAGGTGCTGTGAGTCAAATGCATTGATTAATTTATTAGAGTTATCACCTCTATGAAAGACACATTTAGTCAGTTTGCTGGTCTGCCTCAAAGTGCAAAACTCCTAaactccatctcagactcttcAGGCCACAACTAGCATGTTACATGTTAAAGTTCATCGTAGAACAATTAGAAAAAGACTAAATAAGTATGGGTTATTTGAAGGAGATGAACATAAAAGTCTCTTCTTTCTCTAAAATAACTGTGACAACATTacttgtgtgattttttttttttgtttaattgtgatgttgcatctgaatgaaccacaagacTAATGAaacaatgtcctttggacagatgatATAATATAAGATGTTTGGCCGTTATGCAGGGAGTATATCAAAGAATATTGAGTCAAACATGAGGCTATCTGTCCGTCAGCTTAAGCTTGgcccaacaggacaatgatcccaaacacagcagcaactCTGCAACAGAACGActaaaaaagagaaatcaaagaaGTATATGTTGTTGCTGCAACAGGTGGGTGTGCAAGTTGTTGAAATAAGgggtttatttagtttttgcacACACAGCTTAGTGTGAAATCTTTTGTGTGTATTACAGTTGAGGTTAAATCATTTTGGAACCTGGTAAAGACAAGATAATTTTTACCCTGTCCTGATTCATAAAGAACTACCAGtgaaagagggtgtactttctttttcccATGACTGTATGTGTGAGGATTAAGGCATGAGTTTGCTTCTATTAAAGAGTAATATCAGAcaattgtgtttatttctgaACTCTTACATTGTATCATGCTGAACCAAATTAGATCAGGTCAAGTTGAAATTGGTTTTAGACACACATTTTAAACCTACCTTGTTTGGAGATAAATATGTCATTATTTCACATGGGATGGTTTTGTACATTTCACAATTTCAGATACACAacaatattattatattatttatgacTACACGTTTTACAGTAAACACACAGTTGTAACTTATTACATAGTTCGGAATGGAtctctgaaatgtttttagaatAACCCATATTTCACTTTTCAAACAGAAGCTTCAGTGTCCATATTCTATTTAAttcggtttatttatatagcgataATGCACtacacatatacacaaataTAAACCACATCATGTCAGATTCTACAAATCGATTATGTTGGGTACCCCAAGGTTCTGGTTTGGGCCCATGTCTTTTCTGCTGAAAAcagtcatattaataaattagaGTATCTGTTccaatgaggctcatttgtccgATTAAAAGTGCCTTT
This genomic stretch from Girardinichthys multiradiatus isolate DD_20200921_A chromosome 22, DD_fGirMul_XY1, whole genome shotgun sequence harbors:
- the ogfrl1 gene encoding opioid growth factor receptor-like protein 1, with the protein product MGNLVGSWRFKEPSTVEECDSTWGSDSECDEAMVEDDSGMSDSVSPAESERAAGHSGDAALQLTDSPESAPKMKRSFYAARDLYKYRHSYPNYRKSRQPNEYRNLRFYMNKIPLVPDGIYIEEILSKWRGDYDKLEHNHTYIQWLFPLREQGLNFYAHELTQDEIKEFQSTREAKRRFLAAYSVMLDFYGIKLLDKSGNVARAPNWQERFQHLNESHHNYLRITRILKSLGELGYEAFKAPLVRLFLEESLCNSTLPNMQHSVLEYFVYTIRLPATRRRLLHFARQHYRPAHAFLWGPPPKKGAGGSIGAGSSGIRAPAPTPEQHRRVEDNTASASSRINVSSHDAILCQDLVGGGIKGLPDLSSYEAGLQEPLMLISGRRERSEFS